The Carassius gibelio isolate Cgi1373 ecotype wild population from Czech Republic chromosome A1, carGib1.2-hapl.c, whole genome shotgun sequence region AGATGCACAtgtctttttacattttacaaggaCACATctttgtaatgaataaatatctgTAATGTGTCTAATGTATAGTCAGATTTCAGAGCCTTTCTAGAGGActcaaaatcaatcaatcagtctttTTAGTAAACATTATCAAGATATCAGTGTTAAGAAGTTAAGAAATAGTtggtgttgtgtgtgagaaacaaTTGTGTCTTAGTGATGCATGAGAAGCAAGCGACATCGCTCTCTTAAAAGCATCAGGAGACTTTACAGGGGTTAAGGTCCATCAGTCTCCACCGTGTCCGTCTTCGTGCACGATTAACAGCCGTCCGAACGGCACACTCAAAAACCTGTTGCACGCCACGATTGCTGAGAGCCGAGCATTCCAGGTATCCCTTGGCACGGATCTCCTGTGCCACCTGTTTGCCCTCCGATGCCGCGGTGCAGTTGACACGATATGGGCCTATCTCACGATGGTCCGTCTGTGTGGCAACAACCAGCACAGGAACCTTCGGGAGATGTTCCCTCACTTCAGCGATCCACTTGTGCCGCAAATTATTTAACGAATTCGCATTTGCCACAGAATAGCAGAGCAAAACCACATCCGCCTGCTGATAGGACATGGGCCGGATTTGTCGGAATGTCTCATGGCCTGCTGTATCCCACAATCCCAAGCTGATCTGGACTCCATCCATGAATACATCGACGCCAGTGTTTTCATAGATCGTAGGTCTGTAGCTGTCTGGAAACGTTTCAGACGTGAATCGTACAAGAAGTGCTGTTTTACCCACCGCACAGTCCCCGACCAGGACGCATTTCACCGAGGTCTCTTCCATCCTTCTGTCGtagttattgataataataatgagtgTGAAAACAAATATCAGTGGTGTCCAACAGACGATGAAGACATCCTTCTAATCACTAAGAATAAAACACTGCAAGCTACACAGCATTCTGAAGTCTCGTGGAGTTACTCCTCGGCTCTGTAATCCAGGGAAGGTTTAGGAACGGAGTTCATTATGATATTCAAGACTGAA contains the following coding sequences:
- the LOC127956346 gene encoding rho-related GTP-binding protein RhoH — its product is MEETSVKCVLVGDCAVGKTALLVRFTSETFPDSYRPTIYENTGVDVFMDGVQISLGLWDTAGHETFRQIRPMSYQQADVVLLCYSVANANSLNNLRHKWIAEVREHLPKVPVLVVATQTDHREIGPYRVNCTAASEGKQVAQEIRAKGYLECSALSNRGVQQVFECAVRTAVNRARRRTRWRLMDLNPCKVS